From the Flavimarina sp. Hel_I_48 genome, one window contains:
- a CDS encoding FAD binding domain-containing protein, which translates to MNNFSLTQVDSISVAVDKATEDTIGNRYIAGGTNLIDLMKYRVENPGHLLDINALGLSEIETLPDAGLRLGATATNADTAYNEEVEKKYPLLQKAILSGASTQLRNMATDGGNLLQRTRCYYFYDTATPCNKREPGSGCSAIGGFNRIHAILGTSDSCIATHPSDMCVALAALDATVQVTGDQGSRSIPILEFHRLPGDKPEKDTNLQPGELITSIDLPEKGFSQHFEYLKVRDRRSYAFALVSVAAAIEMDGEHIKDLRVALGGVAHKPWRLAELEKDYVGKTPNRKHFEEFAEKLISGAKGFGDNDFKIDLAKKSIVRALLTALESKK; encoded by the coding sequence ATGAACAATTTTTCTTTAACACAGGTTGATTCTATATCTGTAGCTGTTGATAAAGCTACTGAGGATACTATAGGCAACCGTTATATAGCAGGAGGCACTAACCTGATAGACCTCATGAAATACCGAGTGGAAAATCCAGGGCATTTGCTGGATATAAACGCGCTCGGACTTTCAGAAATAGAGACGCTTCCAGATGCAGGTCTACGTCTGGGCGCCACAGCTACGAATGCGGATACAGCATATAATGAAGAGGTGGAAAAGAAATATCCCCTTTTGCAAAAAGCGATCCTAAGTGGTGCTTCAACCCAGCTTCGCAACATGGCCACTGATGGTGGAAACCTTTTGCAGCGCACGCGTTGCTACTATTTTTATGATACGGCTACCCCCTGCAACAAGCGGGAGCCTGGTAGTGGTTGTTCCGCAATTGGCGGTTTCAATCGTATACATGCCATCCTGGGAACCAGCGATTCCTGTATAGCGACCCATCCTTCTGACATGTGTGTCGCCCTGGCAGCGCTTGATGCTACGGTACAGGTAACGGGAGATCAGGGATCACGCAGCATACCCATTCTGGAATTTCACCGTTTGCCAGGCGATAAACCAGAAAAAGATACGAATCTTCAACCTGGCGAACTCATAACTTCTATTGACCTGCCGGAAAAAGGTTTTTCACAGCATTTTGAATATTTAAAGGTCAGGGACAGACGTTCATACGCCTTTGCTCTGGTATCTGTAGCAGCGGCAATTGAAATGGATGGTGAGCATATAAAAGATTTACGGGTGGCCCTAGGAGGGGTTGCGCACAAGCCATGGCGCCTGGCAGAACTAGAAAAGGATTATGTAGGTAAAACGCCAAATCGCAAGCATTTTGAAGAATTTGCAGAAAAGCTAATTTCAGGTGCAAAAGGTTTTGGTGACAATGATTTTAAGATTGATCTGGCCAAAAAAAGTATCGTTAGGGCATTATTAACCGCATTAGAGAGTAAAAAATGA
- a CDS encoding (2Fe-2S)-binding protein — translation MEYKKYPQTQEIELQLNGNIEKIAISPWTTLLDALREHIKLTGTKKGCDHGQCGACTVLVDGKAVNSCLSLAVMQQGKEIITVEGLSKGDNLHPVQQAFLDHDAFQCGYCTPGQICATVGLLNMDKGKTPDEIRDLMSGNICRCGAYANIYKVIEEMKQKNVQGI, via the coding sequence ATGGAATATAAAAAATACCCTCAAACCCAGGAGATCGAACTCCAATTAAACGGAAACATAGAGAAAATTGCAATTTCTCCCTGGACTACATTGTTGGATGCCCTACGGGAACACATAAAATTAACCGGAACTAAAAAGGGATGCGATCATGGTCAGTGCGGTGCGTGTACAGTTTTAGTGGATGGTAAAGCTGTCAATTCCTGTCTTAGCTTGGCTGTTATGCAACAGGGAAAAGAAATTATTACCGTAGAAGGTTTATCTAAGGGAGATAACCTCCATCCCGTACAACAAGCTTTTCTGGATCATGATGCTTTTCAATGTGGTTATTGTACCCCCGGCCAGATCTGCGCCACAGTGGGTCTGTTGAACATGGATAAAGGTAAAACGCCAGATGAAATCAGGGATCTTATGAGTGGTAACATATGCCGCTGTGGCGCTTATGCAAACATCTACAAGGTTATTGAAGAGATGAAACAAAAAAATGTGCAGGGCATTTAA
- a CDS encoding GAF domain-containing sensor histidine kinase, with the protein MIVTSDRSPELDRDINNIAGIKAIVPLLNVVCRTTGMGFAAVARVTDSKWITCLSQDEIGFGLTTGDELDLQTTLCNEIMQYPDPIIIEHVDEDEEYHDHHTPAKYGFQSYISYPIFRRDGHFFGTLCAIDPSPAKLKNRQTKELFELFAQLISYHLATVEDLEQLTTNLRNERTSGELRETFIAILAHDLRNPVGTTRMCADMLLQMESLSERGMKVAENIKSTSYRMQRLIDNLLSFAKGNLGDGINLNLSADMNLLRENISQVVNEIRTLDSNHTITTAIELDHLVICDATRIGQLLSNLLSNAVKHGENGGTIDLEINTKNGSLNFEVSNTGKEIEQHRLDQLFKPFIGQDSTYNRNGLGLGLYICLEIAKAHGGKIKVDTNSERTTFTFSMPLENKVLEKLD; encoded by the coding sequence ATGATAGTTACAAGTGATCGCAGTCCTGAACTTGATAGGGATATCAATAATATAGCGGGTATCAAGGCAATAGTGCCGCTTCTTAATGTTGTATGTCGCACTACAGGTATGGGTTTTGCTGCCGTAGCCCGAGTTACAGATTCTAAATGGATTACCTGTTTGTCTCAGGACGAGATAGGCTTCGGGCTTACTACAGGTGATGAATTAGATTTACAGACTACATTATGCAATGAAATCATGCAGTATCCTGATCCCATAATTATTGAACACGTTGATGAAGATGAGGAATATCACGATCACCACACCCCGGCTAAATATGGTTTCCAGAGTTATATTTCATACCCTATTTTTAGACGTGACGGTCATTTTTTCGGAACCCTCTGTGCTATTGACCCGAGTCCTGCGAAGTTGAAAAACAGACAGACTAAAGAGCTCTTTGAACTTTTTGCTCAGCTAATATCCTATCATCTGGCGACCGTAGAAGACTTAGAGCAACTTACTACAAATTTGAGGAATGAGCGTACCTCTGGTGAGCTAAGGGAGACTTTTATTGCCATACTTGCACATGACCTTAGAAACCCTGTGGGAACAACAAGAATGTGTGCAGATATGCTTCTTCAGATGGAGTCTCTTTCTGAAAGAGGGATGAAGGTTGCGGAGAACATAAAATCAACATCTTACCGTATGCAGCGCTTGATTGATAATCTTCTCAGTTTTGCAAAAGGGAACCTGGGGGACGGTATTAACCTCAACCTCAGTGCTGATATGAATCTGTTGCGAGAAAATATAAGTCAAGTAGTAAATGAAATCAGGACGTTAGATTCTAATCACACAATAACTACTGCCATAGAACTGGATCACCTGGTAATATGTGATGCCACAAGAATAGGCCAATTGCTTTCCAATTTACTCAGTAATGCCGTAAAGCATGGTGAGAATGGAGGTACCATTGACCTGGAGATAAACACAAAAAATGGTTCATTGAATTTTGAAGTGTCCAATACAGGAAAAGAGATAGAACAGCATAGACTTGACCAACTCTTTAAACCTTTTATTGGCCAGGATTCTACCTATAATAGAAATGGCCTTGGTCTGGGTCTTTATATATGTTTGGAAATTGCGAAGGCCCACGGCGGGAAGATTAAGGTAGATACCAATTCAGAACGTACAACCTTTACTTTCAGCATGCCATTAGAAAATAAGGTTCTAGAGAAATTGGACTAA
- a CDS encoding RagB/SusD family nutrient uptake outer membrane protein produces the protein MRIIKNISSFCIPVLGVFLITACSDNFLEQPAQGSLSNELVSNTDGVQKLLIGAYGALDGQQDADNALGGGGPWEAASDNWVYGTVAGGEASKGSFGGDQPAIDQIVKFISNPSNGYYNTKWKALYEGVVRTNNTLRLLDNVEDITDADRLNIEAQARFLRGHYYFELKKMWNMVPWIDETTEDANKPNDMDIWPMIEADFQFAYENLPATQPEFARANKWAAGSYLGKTYLYQEKFAEAQQILGTVISSGVNSGGVAYDLVPFFKDNFDAATENNSETVFDIQMVANDGTGTITNSRQGSKLNFPYNSPFRCCGFYQPSQDLMNSYRTDAATGLPFIENYNDEPVKNDQGIGSDDSFTPYEGSLDPRADWTIGRRGVPYHDWGYHPGAAWVREQSYGGPYAPKKSVYRQATQDIYADQSSWAPGTAINVSIIRFADVLLMAAEAEAQIGNLGAAMDYVNQVRERASNEDGFLKDYLDPNKPLDGFDESENAANYNIAPYTMTQFSSQETALDAIYFERKLELAMEGHRFFDLVRWGIAEETLNAYFEYQGDITTDVRGGRFVSGKNEYYPIPQVQIDLSVGPDGTPLLMQNPGY, from the coding sequence ATGAGAATCATAAAAAATATAAGCTCATTTTGCATTCCTGTACTTGGGGTGTTTTTAATAACCGCCTGTTCAGATAATTTTCTTGAACAACCTGCTCAGGGCTCTTTGAGCAATGAACTAGTTAGTAATACTGATGGAGTTCAAAAACTCCTCATTGGTGCTTACGGAGCTTTAGATGGTCAACAGGATGCTGACAATGCTCTGGGTGGAGGAGGTCCCTGGGAAGCTGCCTCAGATAACTGGGTCTATGGTACAGTAGCTGGGGGTGAAGCCAGTAAAGGAAGTTTTGGTGGTGACCAACCCGCTATTGATCAAATCGTAAAATTCATTTCAAACCCTTCAAACGGTTATTATAATACCAAATGGAAGGCACTTTACGAAGGCGTTGTACGTACTAATAATACATTACGATTGTTAGATAATGTTGAGGATATTACAGATGCTGATAGATTAAATATTGAGGCGCAGGCTCGTTTCTTAAGAGGGCACTATTATTTTGAGCTTAAGAAAATGTGGAATATGGTACCCTGGATAGATGAGACTACCGAGGATGCCAATAAACCCAATGATATGGATATCTGGCCTATGATAGAAGCTGATTTCCAGTTTGCCTATGAAAATTTGCCTGCAACGCAACCAGAATTTGCACGGGCAAATAAATGGGCAGCGGGATCCTATTTAGGTAAGACTTACCTCTATCAAGAAAAATTTGCTGAGGCGCAGCAGATTTTAGGTACAGTAATATCTTCAGGAGTTAACTCTGGAGGGGTTGCCTATGATCTTGTTCCCTTCTTTAAGGATAACTTTGACGCTGCTACAGAAAACAATTCAGAAACCGTTTTTGATATTCAAATGGTAGCAAATGATGGTACGGGAACTATTACAAATTCCCGTCAGGGTAGTAAATTGAACTTTCCATACAACAGTCCGTTTAGATGCTGTGGGTTTTATCAACCTTCACAGGATTTAATGAATTCTTATAGAACAGATGCGGCTACAGGTCTACCTTTTATTGAAAATTACAATGATGAACCCGTAAAAAATGATCAGGGTATAGGTTCTGATGATTCCTTCACACCTTATGAGGGGTCTTTAGATCCTCGAGCGGACTGGACTATAGGTAGAAGAGGGGTTCCTTATCATGACTGGGGTTATCATCCAGGTGCTGCTTGGGTACGAGAGCAGAGTTATGGTGGACCCTATGCACCTAAGAAAAGTGTATATAGACAGGCAACTCAGGATATTTATGCAGATCAAAGTTCATGGGCACCAGGTACGGCAATCAATGTTTCAATTATTCGCTTTGCAGATGTATTACTAATGGCAGCCGAAGCTGAAGCTCAGATCGGTAATCTTGGTGCAGCAATGGATTATGTGAATCAAGTGCGGGAACGTGCTTCAAATGAAGATGGGTTCCTTAAGGATTATCTTGATCCCAATAAACCGTTGGATGGTTTTGATGAAAGTGAAAATGCTGCCAATTATAACATAGCGCCTTATACGATGACTCAGTTCTCATCACAAGAAACCGCTCTGGATGCTATTTATTTTGAACGCAAACTGGAACTGGCCATGGAAGGTCATCGCTTTTTTGATCTTGTGCGCTGGGGAATTGCCGAAGAAACATTAAATGCTTATTTTGAGTATCAAGGCGATATCACTACAGATGTACGTGGTGGAAGGTTTGTTAGCGGTAAAAACGAGTACTATCCTATTCCTCAGGTTCAGATTGACCTGAGTGTTGGTCCAGATGGAACTCCTTTGCTAATGCAAAATCCAGGATATTAA
- a CDS encoding SusC/RagA family TonB-linked outer membrane protein, giving the protein MKYPSVVKTGIFSLMVCLGHQSITANVFESGGSLNSEYVQTTVSGTVTDANGNPLPGASVLVKGTTIGAQTDFDGNYSIDAPGDATLVISYVGFQTQEIAINNQTAVNVSLAEDAGQLDEVVVVGYGTQRKQDLTGAISVVKVDELVQQPSAQITSQLQGRVSGVTITGGGQPGQAPQIKVRGANTFGNNNPLYVVDGIPTETIQDINPNDIESLQVLKDAASASIYGARAANGVIIVTTKKGKGKMRVSYDSYYGMQLVQKGNPWDMLSPQEQAELTFQAIRNTNPGVAISHNQYGNGPDPVLPNYIAPVGVNSVDESLYNVNPLYTNPNDLNNFYRIVEANKQGTNWFQEIFDSASITSHNVSVSNGTEKGSYFLSMNYFNQQGTIENTYLKRYTVRANATYNINDNIRIGQNFSFAVRDNPTIDALTEGSVIGMAFRELPIIPVYDIRGNYAGSFGSDLGNAKNPVAIAQRRKNNRGVSNRFFGNVFAEVDFLDHFTFRTSYGGQYLSNSFNSFQFPEYENAENLNVNQYTETSQTNYNWTWTNTLQYKNVFADKHNVTVLVGTEAYQNRGRELGGTTQSYFSFDPNYVNLDTGAGTQTNTSFQYADALSSVFGRLDYNFNDRYLLSATIRRDGSSRFLNEQYGWFPAASVGWNILNESFMPEADWLNDLKIRAGYGVRGNQINVTPPNAFTTFGGVQTNSYYDITGSNNTLTEGFRQLRIGNPDAKWERDADSNFGIDASLFNSTVQLSADYYRKDITDLLYNPNLVATEGTATVPFQNVAEMRNTGFDIDLSTYFNLTDDLRLNTSVTFTSYNNEIIKLSDGIQFFDAEGRRFNGSNIIRNQAGHSLSQFFGYQTTGFWNSQAEIDQANQAAIAATGNNNALYQSDVAVGRFRYADTNGDNQITDADRTFLGNPNPDFTYGLNIELMYKNWDFSMFLYGSQGNDIWNQVKWWTDFYSSFVGAKSTTALYDSWTPQNMNASAPIQQTTGSFSLADVPNSYFVEDGSYLRAKQIQLGYSLPTEMLEKISISKLRIYAQMANAFTITSYSGIDPEIAGGGATNTGIDEGAYPNQRQIIFGLNASF; this is encoded by the coding sequence ATGAAGTATCCTTCCGTTGTAAAAACCGGGATTTTTTCACTGATGGTCTGTTTGGGACATCAGTCAATAACAGCCAACGTTTTTGAAAGTGGAGGTTCATTAAATAGCGAATACGTGCAAACAACGGTGAGTGGTACCGTAACCGATGCAAATGGTAACCCGCTCCCGGGAGCGAGCGTACTGGTAAAAGGGACTACCATAGGTGCACAAACCGACTTTGACGGAAATTATAGCATAGATGCTCCTGGCGATGCAACATTGGTAATAAGTTATGTGGGTTTTCAAACGCAGGAAATTGCCATCAATAATCAGACAGCCGTAAATGTTTCACTTGCTGAAGATGCGGGTCAACTGGATGAAGTGGTCGTGGTAGGTTATGGTACACAACGTAAGCAGGATCTAACCGGTGCCATCTCTGTGGTCAAGGTAGACGAGCTTGTACAGCAACCCTCTGCACAAATTACAAGTCAATTACAGGGCCGGGTCTCTGGTGTTACCATTACTGGCGGCGGCCAGCCTGGACAGGCGCCTCAGATTAAAGTGCGTGGTGCAAATACCTTTGGTAATAACAACCCACTTTATGTTGTAGATGGTATCCCCACGGAAACCATTCAGGATATAAACCCTAACGATATTGAAAGTCTTCAGGTTTTAAAAGATGCGGCATCAGCTTCTATATATGGAGCCAGGGCTGCAAATGGTGTTATCATCGTAACCACTAAAAAAGGAAAAGGTAAAATGCGCGTATCTTATGATTCTTATTATGGGATGCAGCTTGTACAAAAAGGAAACCCCTGGGACATGCTTTCCCCCCAGGAGCAAGCTGAGCTTACTTTTCAAGCAATAAGGAATACAAATCCTGGTGTGGCTATTAGCCATAATCAATATGGCAATGGACCAGACCCTGTATTGCCTAACTATATAGCACCCGTAGGTGTTAACAGTGTAGATGAATCGTTGTATAATGTTAATCCATTATATACTAATCCCAATGATTTGAATAATTTCTATAGGATCGTAGAGGCAAATAAACAAGGAACCAATTGGTTTCAGGAAATTTTTGACTCGGCCAGTATCACAAGCCATAACGTATCTGTAAGTAATGGGACGGAAAAGGGGAGCTATTTCTTGTCCATGAATTATTTCAACCAGCAGGGAACAATTGAAAATACATACCTTAAAAGATATACTGTGCGCGCTAATGCAACCTATAATATCAATGACAACATTCGCATAGGACAAAATTTTAGTTTTGCGGTGCGTGACAACCCAACAATAGATGCACTTACAGAAGGAAGTGTTATAGGTATGGCGTTTAGGGAATTACCTATTATACCAGTATATGACATACGTGGTAACTATGCAGGGTCTTTTGGTTCTGACCTGGGTAACGCTAAAAACCCGGTAGCCATTGCACAGCGCAGAAAGAATAACAGAGGTGTTTCCAACAGGTTTTTTGGAAACGTATTTGCCGAAGTTGACTTTTTAGATCACTTTACCTTTAGAACAAGCTATGGCGGTCAGTACCTGTCAAATAGTTTTAATTCTTTTCAGTTCCCAGAATATGAAAACGCTGAAAATCTGAACGTTAATCAATATACAGAAACTTCTCAAACCAATTATAACTGGACCTGGACCAACACCCTACAGTATAAGAACGTTTTTGCCGATAAACATAATGTAACCGTTCTGGTGGGTACAGAAGCTTATCAAAATAGAGGTAGGGAATTAGGAGGAACTACACAAAGTTATTTTTCTTTTGATCCCAACTATGTGAATTTAGATACAGGGGCCGGTACCCAAACAAATACCAGTTTCCAGTATGCTGATGCACTTTCATCTGTTTTCGGTAGATTGGATTATAACTTCAATGATAGATATTTGTTAAGTGCAACCATACGACGTGATGGTTCCTCAAGATTCTTGAATGAGCAGTACGGCTGGTTTCCTGCCGCATCTGTAGGTTGGAATATTTTAAATGAATCCTTTATGCCAGAAGCTGACTGGTTGAACGATCTAAAAATCCGCGCGGGTTATGGTGTTCGTGGTAATCAAATAAATGTTACGCCACCTAACGCTTTTACAACCTTTGGGGGTGTTCAAACGAACTCTTATTATGATATTACAGGTAGTAATAATACATTGACGGAAGGATTTAGACAGTTACGTATAGGGAATCCAGATGCTAAATGGGAGCGGGATGCAGATTCTAACTTCGGTATAGATGCTTCTTTATTCAATAGTACTGTACAATTGAGCGCAGATTATTACAGGAAAGATATTACTGATTTACTTTACAATCCTAATCTGGTTGCAACAGAGGGAACTGCCACTGTTCCATTTCAAAACGTAGCAGAAATGAGAAATACTGGTTTTGATATAGACCTTTCTACTTACTTTAATCTTACCGATGACTTAAGGTTAAACACTTCCGTTACCTTCACCAGTTATAATAATGAAATCATCAAATTATCTGATGGTATTCAGTTTTTTGACGCGGAAGGAAGACGTTTTAATGGTAGTAATATCATTAGAAACCAGGCGGGCCATTCTTTGAGTCAATTTTTTGGTTACCAGACAACAGGTTTCTGGAATTCCCAGGCAGAAATAGATCAGGCAAACCAGGCAGCCATTGCAGCTACTGGAAATAACAATGCCCTCTACCAATCTGATGTAGCTGTAGGTCGTTTTAGATATGCAGACACAAACGGTGATAACCAAATCACTGATGCTGACCGTACGTTCTTGGGTAATCCAAATCCAGACTTTACCTATGGCCTCAACATAGAACTGATGTATAAAAACTGGGATTTTAGCATGTTTTTGTATGGTTCGCAAGGTAATGATATCTGGAATCAGGTTAAATGGTGGACAGACTTTTATAGCTCTTTTGTAGGGGCGAAAAGTACTACGGCCCTCTATGATTCCTGGACACCTCAAAATATGAATGCATCTGCACCTATACAGCAAACAACAGGATCTTTTAGCCTTGCAGATGTGCCTAATTCTTATTTTGTTGAAGATGGTTCCTATTTGAGGGCAAAACAAATTCAATTAGGCTATTCATTGCCTACAGAAATGCTTGAAAAAATAAGCATTAGCAAACTTCGTATATATGCGCAAATGGCGAATGCATTTACCATAACTTCTTATTCTGGTATAGATCCTGAAATCGCAGGTGGAGGAGCTACTAATACGGGAATAGATGAAGGGGCTTATCCTAACCAAAGACAAATAATATTTGGTCTAAATGCATCCTTTTAA
- a CDS encoding S9 family peptidase: MAYKSTSLLLLSSIIFLFSFTNVLAQTSPLSVGKIMQDSQWMGTFPSDIEWGPQGKTIYFKYNPEKNPADSLYKISINNQDTIEKVSLSEKKNRISSYGTFNDNKTKKIFTEDGVLYIYDVKKDAKKELLQLDSRIQDPTFMQDDNQITFTYGNNAFQYDLAAGSLKKLTNILEGKAPEDKDKKLSEKDQWLEDENRELLQVVNEREENEERTEDYNEILAKKTPFAFYLEDRSMSDLTVAPNGDYITFNLITRERGKSTEVPNYVDASGYTTDLNARTKVGDEETKVELAIYNVQKDTVYRVETTDLPGIKDLPDYIEDYPDKDWKEEEREVILSNAYFSPSGEKAIVNIRSKDNKDRWIAEINLEDGSLKSLDRQRDEAWIAGPGIGWSYGGGTMGWLPDNKHIYFQSEASGYSHLYLLNVENGTKNDLTKGDFEVFDPFLSNDKKSWFLTTSEVGPGERHFYKMPLMGGKMEKLTTMEGNNEVHLSPDEKNMAILHSYSNQPWELYLKKTRANAEAEQLTQGQSEAFKSYNWRDPKQVNFKGSDGAMVPARLYVPADSVKNNAAVVFVHGAGYLQNVHKWWSSYFREYMFNNMLTDLGYTVIDIDYRGSAGYGRDWRTAIYRHMGGKDLSDQVDGVKYLVENYGINPQKVGIYGGSYGGFITLMAMFNEPETFQAGAALRSVTDWAHYNHGYTANILNEPSNDPIAYKRSSPIYFAEGLEGDLLIEHGMVDTNVHFQDVVRLSQRLIELGKENWEMALFPVESHGFVEPSSWTDEYRRILKLFNESLLGKVE, encoded by the coding sequence ATGGCATACAAATCAACCTCTCTACTTCTATTATCCAGTATTATTTTTCTCTTCTCATTCACAAATGTCCTGGCGCAGACAAGTCCGCTTTCGGTAGGGAAAATTATGCAAGATTCTCAATGGATGGGGACTTTCCCTTCTGATATCGAATGGGGGCCGCAGGGTAAAACCATTTACTTTAAATACAATCCTGAGAAAAATCCGGCAGATTCCTTGTATAAAATCAGCATAAACAATCAGGATACTATTGAAAAAGTAAGTCTATCCGAGAAAAAAAACAGAATTTCTTCCTACGGAACGTTTAATGACAATAAAACAAAAAAAATATTTACAGAAGATGGCGTACTCTATATATATGACGTAAAAAAAGATGCCAAAAAAGAATTATTACAGCTCGATTCCCGCATTCAGGATCCCACTTTTATGCAAGATGACAATCAGATTACCTTTACGTATGGCAATAATGCGTTTCAATATGATCTGGCAGCGGGGAGTCTGAAAAAACTTACCAATATCCTGGAAGGCAAAGCACCAGAGGACAAGGACAAAAAATTATCTGAAAAAGACCAGTGGCTGGAAGATGAGAATCGCGAACTGCTGCAAGTGGTAAATGAACGCGAAGAAAACGAAGAAAGAACCGAGGACTATAACGAAATCCTTGCCAAGAAAACGCCTTTTGCCTTTTATCTTGAAGATCGTTCCATGAGCGATTTAACCGTTGCGCCTAATGGCGATTACATCACTTTCAACCTCATCACCCGTGAACGCGGAAAATCTACAGAAGTGCCTAACTATGTAGACGCTTCTGGTTATACCACAGACCTCAATGCCCGTACTAAAGTGGGGGACGAAGAAACCAAAGTAGAACTTGCCATTTACAACGTACAAAAAGACACCGTTTATAGGGTTGAAACCACCGATTTGCCGGGAATAAAGGACCTGCCAGATTACATTGAAGATTATCCAGATAAAGACTGGAAAGAAGAAGAACGCGAAGTAATTCTTTCAAACGCTTACTTTTCCCCTTCCGGCGAAAAAGCGATTGTCAATATACGTTCTAAGGACAACAAAGACCGCTGGATCGCGGAAATAAACCTAGAAGATGGGAGCTTAAAATCCCTTGACCGCCAGCGCGACGAAGCATGGATTGCCGGTCCCGGGATTGGCTGGAGTTATGGTGGCGGCACCATGGGTTGGCTTCCTGATAACAAGCACATTTATTTTCAATCAGAAGCGAGCGGTTACTCCCATTTATACCTGCTAAATGTAGAAAATGGCACTAAAAACGACCTTACAAAAGGGGATTTTGAGGTGTTTGATCCGTTTTTGTCTAATGATAAAAAGTCATGGTTTCTCACCACTTCAGAAGTTGGCCCCGGCGAACGCCATTTTTATAAAATGCCGCTAATGGGCGGTAAAATGGAAAAACTGACCACGATGGAAGGGAATAACGAAGTTCATCTTTCGCCAGATGAAAAGAATATGGCCATTCTCCATTCCTACAGCAATCAACCATGGGAACTGTACTTAAAGAAAACCCGCGCAAACGCTGAAGCGGAGCAATTGACGCAGGGCCAGAGCGAGGCTTTTAAAAGTTATAACTGGCGCGATCCTAAACAGGTCAATTTTAAAGGAAGTGACGGCGCCATGGTTCCTGCCCGACTTTACGTACCGGCAGATAGTGTAAAAAATAATGCCGCGGTGGTTTTTGTACATGGAGCAGGATATCTACAAAATGTACATAAATGGTGGTCCAGCTATTTCAGGGAATACATGTTCAACAATATGCTAACCGATCTGGGCTACACGGTCATTGATATTGATTACCGTGGCAGCGCTGGTTACGGCCGCGACTGGCGCACCGCGATTTACCGCCATATGGGTGGAAAAGACCTCAGCGACCAGGTAGATGGCGTGAAGTATTTAGTGGAAAATTATGGTATAAATCCGCAGAAAGTAGGTATTTATGGCGGTAGTTACGGGGGGTTTATCACACTGATGGCCATGTTCAATGAACCCGAAACCTTTCAGGCGGGAGCAGCCCTAAGGTCTGTGACAGACTGGGCGCACTACAACCATGGCTACACCGCAAACATTCTCAACGAACCATCAAATGATCCTATTGCTTACAAGCGCTCCTCCCCTATTTATTTTGCTGAAGGCTTAGAAGGCGATTTACTTATTGAGCACGGTATGGTAGATACCAATGTACATTTTCAGGATGTGGTACGCTTATCACAACGTTTGATCGAACTGGGAAAAGAAAATTGGGAAATGGCCCTATTTCCGGTAGAAAGCCACGGTTTTGTAGAACCCAGCAGCTGGACCGATGAATACCGCAGAATTTTGAAATTGTTCAATGAGAGTTTACTTGGGAAGGTTGAATAA